From a single Deltaproteobacteria bacterium genomic region:
- a CDS encoding transposase, translating into MAKPLLSDELWEEITAVLPPPKPRRFSFPGRKPVDNRKVFTGILFVLKSGIPWEALPREMGCGSGMTCWRRLYERQKAGVWQSIHDLLIAKLPEADKIDWSRALVGRSSVSLPTVPPVERIPQPLTEELQPLPLPDIPLDPVPLSERYAA; encoded by the coding sequence ATGGCCAAACCGTTGTTAAGCGACGAACTCTGGGAAGAGATCACCGCAGTACTGCCTCCCCCGAAACCTCGAAGATTCAGCTTCCCTGGACGGAAGCCTGTCGACAACCGCAAAGTATTCACCGGTATTCTCTTCGTTTTGAAAAGTGGCATTCCTTGGGAAGCACTTCCGCGCGAGATGGGGTGTGGGTCCGGCATGACGTGTTGGCGCAGATTGTATGAGCGGCAAAAGGCCGGTGTGTGGCAATCGATCCACGACCTGCTCATCGCCAAGCTCCCTGAGGCTGACAAGATTGACTGGTCCCGAGCCCTTGTTGGACGATCGTCCGTGTCACTTCCAACCGTGCCACCAGTCGAACGGATACCACAACCACTCACCGAAGAGCTTCAACCGCTTCCATTACCAGATATTCCTTTAGATCCGGTTCCTCTTTCAGAACGATACGCAGCCTAA